One Nitrospira sp. DNA segment encodes these proteins:
- a CDS encoding ribonuclease H-like domain-containing protein produces MITSTFCLLPGIGRTTERRLWREGMTTWSDFLSAPSIRGISAGRKSLYDDGISEAQAHYTRDDARYFGVVLPQREQWRLYEWLRERAVYLDIETDSFSQITVVGCYGRGRFTSFVRGESLNSRQLVSELSQYDLLVTFCGTTFDVPMLLSQYPGLPLDQPHLDLCFMGRQLGYRGGLKAIETQLEITRASDLQGLNGHDAVLLWNRWRQGHDEEARAQLLGYNEADCVNLERLADTFYCEMVRRLEIDTQSTVG; encoded by the coding sequence ATGATCACATCCACCTTCTGCTTGCTTCCAGGGATAGGACGCACCACGGAACGGCGACTGTGGCGGGAAGGGATGACCACGTGGTCGGATTTCCTCAGCGCTCCCTCCATTCGGGGTATCAGCGCAGGCCGGAAATCGCTGTATGACGACGGCATCTCGGAAGCTCAAGCACATTATACGCGAGACGATGCACGCTACTTCGGCGTAGTCCTGCCACAGCGGGAGCAGTGGCGGCTCTACGAATGGCTTCGCGAGCGGGCGGTGTATCTGGACATTGAAACCGATTCGTTCTCACAGATCACCGTCGTAGGGTGCTACGGTCGTGGCCGGTTCACCTCATTCGTTCGTGGCGAGTCGCTGAATTCCAGGCAGCTTGTGAGTGAATTGTCGCAGTACGACTTACTGGTGACGTTTTGCGGAACGACGTTCGATGTGCCGATGTTGCTCTCGCAGTATCCGGGTCTCCCCCTAGACCAACCACATCTCGACCTCTGTTTTATGGGTCGGCAGCTCGGGTATCGAGGCGGACTCAAGGCTATTGAAACGCAATTGGAGATTACTCGCGCCTCTGATCTGCAGGGCTTGAACGGCCATGATGCGGTGCTGCTCTGGAATCGATGGCGACAAGGGCATGATGAGGAAGCCAGAGCACAGCTGCTCGGTTACAATGAAGCGGATTGCGTGAATCTGGAGCGGCTGGCCGATACCTTCTATTGTGAGATGGTCCGCCGGTTAGAAATAGATACCCAGTCAACAGTTGGATAA
- a CDS encoding PEGA domain-containing protein, whose amino-acid sequence MKMENERRLWAVCRRAIALLALVTFTGCSFAAPSMQTIQVTSSPEGAKVLAGGQPVGQTPVQFEAHRGDNLLIEVRKTGYQTQYRTTSRSLSSIGLLDVIGGCFLLIPLIGLVSSGAWKHDPDKYGIILEPEK is encoded by the coding sequence ATGAAAATGGAGAATGAACGGCGCTTGTGGGCTGTCTGTCGCCGAGCCATTGCGTTGTTAGCGCTCGTTACTTTCACCGGCTGTTCCTTTGCCGCTCCGTCGATGCAGACTATACAGGTGACTTCGTCCCCCGAAGGAGCGAAGGTACTTGCTGGAGGGCAACCGGTTGGTCAAACACCGGTTCAGTTTGAAGCTCATCGGGGCGATAATCTTTTAATAGAAGTGCGAAAGACCGGGTATCAAACGCAATATCGCACGACATCCCGCTCACTGAGCTCGATAGGGCTCCTCGATGTCATCGGTGGTTGTTTTCTTCTCATCCCATTAATCGGCCTGGTATCATCCGGTGCCTGGAAACACGATCCTGACAAGTATGGGATTATCCTGGAGCCAGAGAAGTAA
- the glgP gene encoding alpha-glucan family phosphorylase — protein MDVRNAVKSSSGSLPQSLKRLPELAQNLWWSWTLEARQLFELIDPTLWFLTNHNPVKLLSDVKPDRLTRLAEDPSFLRQYSAVFRLFDEYLANKKSWAGTNHADLTKTTIAYFSAEFGLHASVPIYSGGLGILAGDHCKEASDLGLPIVGIGFMYPQGYFRQRITPEGWQEAAYSPFNREESPVHPALTPSGESCRFAVEMGSRRVTAAVWKVLVGRIPLFLIDTDVPENSPEDRALSARLYGGDQEMRLCQEILLGIGGVRMLRSLGISPSVWHANEGHSAFLTLERVREFVQTGSTHAEASELVRQSTVFTTHTPVPAGHDVFPHHLMDRYFAGYWEQLGLSRDEFLHLGETPESSGHGFNMTALVMRLSAHVNGVSREHGRVTRDMWQHFWPGLPIDQVPIRSVTNGIHAPTWISAELHHLYSKSLSPTWTHTCDDPIMWQRVMDVPDHELWAVRQTMKRKLMGFIRERARDGWMQGHLQPSQVLTRGTLLDPEALTIGFARRFATYKRATLLFQELERLKALLQDRWRPVQLIFAGKAHPADELGRYFIHEVLTFCHDHKLGGRLAFLEDYEMHMAKYLVQGVDIWLNTPRFPMEASGTSGMKAALNGVLNLSVLDGWWVEGYNGANGWGIQPLTEPADAQAQDQHDVEQVYRVLEQEAVPLFYQRDRDGIPRGWLQMVKECIRTIAPQFCTTRMLKDYVGLLYRAATVRLPTTW, from the coding sequence GTGGATGTACGTAATGCGGTGAAGAGTTCCTCCGGGTCGCTTCCCCAGAGCCTCAAGCGTCTGCCCGAACTGGCGCAAAATCTCTGGTGGAGTTGGACATTGGAAGCTCGCCAGCTGTTCGAACTAATCGATCCGACCCTGTGGTTCCTCACGAACCACAACCCGGTCAAACTCTTGTCCGATGTCAAACCCGACCGGTTGACACGATTGGCCGAAGACCCGTCGTTTCTCCGGCAATACTCGGCGGTGTTCCGCTTGTTCGACGAGTATCTTGCCAACAAGAAGAGTTGGGCCGGAACGAACCATGCCGATTTGACAAAGACCACCATTGCGTATTTCTCCGCTGAGTTTGGGTTACATGCCTCTGTTCCTATTTATAGCGGCGGTCTCGGGATCTTGGCCGGAGACCATTGTAAAGAGGCGAGCGATCTTGGCTTGCCGATCGTCGGCATCGGATTCATGTACCCGCAAGGGTATTTCCGCCAGCGGATCACGCCGGAAGGTTGGCAAGAGGCGGCCTACTCCCCCTTCAACCGCGAGGAATCTCCGGTTCATCCGGCCCTGACTCCGTCTGGAGAGTCATGCCGATTTGCCGTTGAAATGGGCAGTCGCCGCGTGACCGCAGCAGTGTGGAAAGTGCTGGTGGGAAGAATCCCGCTCTTTCTCATCGATACGGATGTGCCGGAGAACAGTCCGGAGGATCGCGCCCTCTCCGCCCGTCTCTACGGCGGGGATCAAGAAATGCGGCTCTGTCAGGAAATTTTGCTGGGGATCGGCGGCGTGCGCATGTTGCGCTCGCTCGGCATCTCACCATCAGTGTGGCATGCCAACGAAGGTCACTCAGCCTTTCTCACCTTGGAGCGGGTCCGCGAGTTTGTTCAAACGGGTTCGACCCATGCGGAAGCCAGCGAGCTGGTCCGTCAGAGCACCGTCTTCACGACGCACACACCGGTGCCGGCCGGGCATGACGTCTTCCCGCACCATCTGATGGATCGATATTTTGCCGGCTACTGGGAGCAGCTGGGCCTCTCGCGCGACGAATTTCTCCACCTGGGCGAAACTCCCGAGTCGAGCGGGCACGGATTCAACATGACCGCGCTGGTCATGCGCCTGTCGGCCCACGTCAACGGCGTCAGCCGCGAACATGGCCGCGTGACTCGCGACATGTGGCAGCATTTCTGGCCGGGGCTGCCGATCGACCAGGTCCCAATCCGCAGCGTAACGAACGGCATTCATGCGCCGACTTGGATCTCGGCGGAGCTGCACCATCTGTACAGCAAGTCGCTCAGCCCGACCTGGACCCACACCTGCGATGATCCCATCATGTGGCAGCGGGTGATGGATGTTCCCGACCATGAGCTGTGGGCGGTTCGGCAAACGATGAAGCGGAAACTGATGGGATTCATCCGTGAACGAGCCAGAGACGGCTGGATGCAGGGCCATTTGCAGCCGTCCCAAGTCCTCACGCGCGGCACACTCCTGGACCCCGAAGCATTAACCATTGGATTTGCCAGACGGTTCGCGACGTACAAACGGGCCACGTTGCTCTTCCAAGAACTGGAACGGTTGAAGGCGCTCCTCCAAGACCGCTGGAGGCCGGTCCAACTCATTTTTGCAGGCAAGGCCCATCCTGCCGACGAGCTGGGTCGATACTTCATTCACGAGGTGCTGACCTTCTGCCATGACCACAAGCTGGGAGGCCGCCTCGCCTTCCTGGAAGATTACGAGATGCACATGGCGAAGTATCTCGTCCAAGGCGTCGACATCTGGTTGAACACCCCTCGCTTTCCGATGGAGGCCAGCGGCACCAGCGGCATGAAAGCCGCCCTGAACGGCGTGTTGAACCTCAGTGTTCTCGATGGATGGTGGGTCGAAGGGTATAACGGGGCCAATGGGTGGGGAATCCAACCCTTGACCGAGCCGGCCGACGCGCAGGCGCAAGACCAACATGATGTGGAGCAGGTCTATCGTGTGTTGGAACAGGAAGCCGTCCCGCTGTTCTATCAGCGCGATCGCGACGGAATCCCTCGGGGTTGGCTCCAAATGGTCAAAGAATGTATCCGTACGATCGCGCCCCAGTTCTGCACCACGCGCATGTTGAAGGACTATGTTGGTCTGCTGTACCGCGCCGCCACTGTGCGGCTACCGACGACATGGTAA
- a CDS encoding HEAT repeat domain-containing protein, whose protein sequence is MVTRFGAADRHLLRDLPSDPITMTRVIGALILLLIAAPLFAASVGTSSTVESKAASLFKAGDYSEVTSLYRSLPPDATPSNEFLRLAVLSYVRLGRADEALTVYGKLIQPGQPHDASLLRLVALGVITSHVRDRKEHVRIAAYSALAELGLPETVAILEDGLLDPSVVVRARAAEAIGKAGLAAKSGALRRALRDEMPTVRIAAMTALGEANATDVQQRLLDVARAEDGPEAIFAYAALFKLGHSEKLDDITSAATLPDAETRMAALGVLGRLKRPASLAVLAQAVYDPDPSVRAFAAGALGEFGSPDGVAPLTHAIGDEMAMVRGVAAASLGKLGIKGNRPLLSALTRDPNLHVRASAAEGLIRLDDPSALTLATELTRHSDPSIRGAAAQALSASADKEALAVLQTLLHDQQPLPRLMAAKGLRKSSAGAIPILVEALHDSDEAVRIATAGSLFQQLARGSSSKRRS, encoded by the coding sequence ATGGTAACTCGGTTCGGCGCAGCGGATCGTCATCTGCTGCGCGACCTGCCTTCCGATCCAATCACAATGACGCGCGTCATCGGCGCCCTCATTCTGCTCCTCATCGCCGCGCCTCTCTTTGCTGCATCGGTCGGAACCTCTTCCACGGTCGAATCGAAAGCCGCATCCCTCTTCAAAGCCGGTGACTACTCCGAAGTGACATCGCTCTACCGAAGTCTTCCGCCCGACGCGACACCCTCGAACGAATTCCTCCGTCTCGCCGTGCTGAGTTATGTACGCTTGGGACGAGCAGACGAAGCCCTGACGGTCTATGGGAAATTGATCCAGCCTGGACAGCCTCATGATGCGTCGCTCCTTCGTCTAGTGGCACTGGGAGTCATCACGAGCCATGTTCGTGATCGCAAAGAGCATGTCCGCATCGCGGCCTACTCGGCCCTCGCGGAATTAGGGCTACCGGAAACCGTCGCGATTTTGGAAGATGGTTTGCTCGATCCCTCCGTCGTCGTACGAGCGCGGGCCGCAGAAGCGATCGGAAAAGCAGGGCTGGCGGCAAAGTCCGGCGCCTTGCGACGTGCATTGCGGGATGAGATGCCGACCGTGCGCATCGCCGCCATGACCGCGCTCGGCGAGGCGAACGCCACCGACGTTCAACAGCGATTGCTCGACGTCGCGCGTGCAGAAGACGGACCCGAAGCGATTTTTGCGTATGCAGCCTTGTTTAAGCTGGGTCATTCCGAGAAGCTGGACGACATCACCAGCGCGGCCACCTTGCCGGACGCAGAGACGAGGATGGCAGCGCTGGGGGTATTGGGACGCCTCAAACGTCCGGCAAGTCTGGCAGTCCTGGCCCAAGCTGTGTATGATCCTGATCCATCGGTGCGCGCGTTCGCTGCCGGAGCACTGGGAGAATTCGGCTCCCCGGACGGCGTGGCTCCGCTGACGCATGCCATTGGAGACGAAATGGCGATGGTTCGCGGCGTTGCTGCGGCAAGTCTTGGAAAGCTCGGCATCAAGGGAAACCGGCCCTTATTGTCGGCACTCACCAGAGATCCGAATCTGCATGTCCGCGCCAGCGCCGCGGAAGGGTTGATTCGCCTCGACGATCCGTCCGCCCTCACGCTGGCAACCGAGCTGACTCGGCATTCCGACCCGTCCATTCGCGGCGCAGCGGCGCAGGCCTTGAGTGCCTCTGCCGACAAGGAGGCCCTGGCGGTGCTCCAAACTCTCTTGCATGACCAGCAGCCGCTTCCTCGCCTGATGGCCGCCAAGGGACTGCGGAAAAGCAGCGCCGGTGCCATCCCTATCTTGGTGGAAGCCTTGCATGACTCGGATGAGGCCGTGCGTATCGCGACAGCCGGCAGCCTGTTCCAACAACTGGCCCGCGGGAGTTCGTCGAAACGACGCTCCTAA
- a CDS encoding HEAT repeat domain-containing protein, whose product MTQEPEQSPQTSNPLSRQPGDEPIADAVGDQMQAGSPAADASVVDQDTVALDEEQVKDEIDIQIDLLADPDWVVRREAVITLGEMGDERCVEPLVRALRDGDWQVREVAIEAMGQLGSLAVEALLKLLRDWDVRRSAIAALGKIRDERVLDPLMLQLRNDEFKDDAVDALVALGEPAVVRLIGTLRDKDENVRKCAVLALGRIKSSEAIDPLITMLGDKDWFTRLTAAAALESIGDERGREAIKPLLKDPDMVVRMRVERILAKWKKQPISLPANA is encoded by the coding sequence ATGACACAAGAACCGGAACAGTCTCCCCAAACCAGTAACCCTCTCAGCCGGCAACCCGGTGACGAGCCCATCGCCGATGCAGTGGGCGATCAGATGCAAGCAGGTTCTCCAGCTGCCGATGCGTCAGTGGTCGACCAAGATACCGTCGCGCTCGACGAAGAGCAGGTGAAGGATGAGATCGACATCCAGATCGATCTGCTGGCTGATCCCGACTGGGTGGTCCGCCGCGAAGCGGTCATTACGCTGGGCGAGATGGGGGATGAGCGGTGTGTCGAACCGTTGGTCCGCGCATTGCGCGATGGGGATTGGCAAGTCCGGGAAGTCGCGATCGAAGCGATGGGACAATTGGGTTCTCTCGCCGTTGAGGCCCTCCTCAAACTGCTCCGTGATTGGGATGTTCGTAGATCCGCCATCGCGGCGCTCGGGAAGATCCGTGATGAGCGGGTGCTGGATCCTCTGATGCTTCAGCTTCGGAACGACGAGTTCAAAGACGATGCCGTTGATGCGCTGGTCGCACTTGGTGAACCGGCCGTCGTAAGGCTGATCGGAACCCTTCGTGACAAAGATGAAAACGTCCGCAAATGCGCCGTGCTGGCCTTGGGACGGATCAAGAGCAGCGAGGCCATTGACCCGCTCATTACAATGCTCGGTGATAAAGATTGGTTTACGCGCCTGACAGCCGCCGCAGCGTTGGAATCGATCGGTGACGAGCGGGGCCGCGAGGCGATCAAGCCGTTGCTCAAGGACCCCGATATGGTCGTGAGGATGCGGGTGGAGCGGATTCTGGCAAAGTGGAAGAAACAACCGATCTCTCTACCGGCCAACGCCTGA
- a CDS encoding septal ring lytic transglycosylase RlpA family protein has translation MPIMHTEMHHNRPSSSTSFAMILFLSLGACSWVPKGDTQLDVGIRDRGVASWYGEQFHGRQAANGELFDMEALTAAHRTMPLGSVVRVVNLTNGKHVYVRITDRGPYEKGRILDLSHGAAVRLGMAHEGVAYVQVEIVGERRPGLMVLSEQFSDQTASLLAETGSQADRTSSGMAPPARHFPGDLWIARRNRWALAMLAVAPPATTPVASLILN, from the coding sequence ATGCCCATCATGCACACGGAGATGCATCACAATCGGCCCTCATCGTCCACATCCTTCGCAATGATCCTGTTCCTGTCGTTGGGGGCTTGTTCTTGGGTTCCCAAAGGGGATACGCAGTTAGATGTAGGGATCAGGGATCGGGGGGTCGCTTCTTGGTACGGTGAGCAGTTTCATGGCAGACAAGCGGCGAACGGCGAGCTGTTCGATATGGAGGCGTTGACGGCAGCTCATCGGACCATGCCGCTCGGGAGTGTGGTGCGTGTGGTTAATTTGACGAATGGCAAACATGTCTATGTGCGGATTACCGACCGGGGGCCTTACGAGAAAGGCCGCATTCTCGATCTTTCCCATGGTGCGGCCGTCCGGTTGGGTATGGCGCATGAAGGGGTGGCGTATGTGCAGGTGGAGATTGTCGGCGAACGCCGCCCGGGGCTGATGGTGCTGTCGGAACAATTCTCAGACCAAACTGCTTCACTTCTTGCCGAAACGGGGTCGCAGGCCGATCGGACGTCATCCGGGATGGCCCCTCCGGCTCGACATTTTCCCGGCGACCTCTGGATTGCGAGGCGGAATCGCTGGGCCCTTGCCATGCTCGCGGTGGCTCCTCCGGCCACCACTCCGGTCGCATCCTTGATCCTCAACTGA
- a CDS encoding ATP-binding cassette domain-containing protein, with the protein MIDVQNITKRYGHHTAIDGVSFSVAKGEVLAFLGPNGAGKTTTMRILTCFMPATEGTVRVAGFDCTEQPLEVKRRIGYLPETPPVYQELTVKEYLIFVGRLRGITGQKLSSAIDQSVERLELGSVRHRLIGNLSRGYRQRVGLAQALLHDPPVLILDEPTVGLDPKQIIEIRELIKSLAGSHSVILSTHILPEATAVCQRVVIINKGRIVAEDTPAQLSARLRQSEKVSITLRTCPADCEMKLRAIPGILNVLPGQAGGSFLIECELGHDLRDDIARVAVLSQWGLLELRTLSMTLEDVFLQLTRHEDHLSEPAETTVGMVAAERTDA; encoded by the coding sequence GTGATCGACGTTCAAAACATTACCAAGCGGTATGGCCATCATACGGCTATCGATGGCGTCAGCTTCTCGGTGGCCAAGGGAGAGGTCTTGGCATTCCTCGGCCCCAACGGCGCCGGCAAAACAACCACCATGCGGATTTTGACCTGCTTCATGCCGGCGACAGAAGGCACGGTGCGAGTGGCGGGATTTGATTGCACCGAACAGCCATTAGAGGTGAAACGGCGGATCGGCTACCTGCCGGAGACGCCCCCGGTCTACCAAGAGCTGACGGTGAAGGAATATCTGATCTTTGTCGGGCGACTGCGTGGGATCACGGGACAGAAACTCTCGTCAGCAATCGACCAATCTGTCGAACGACTTGAGCTGGGGTCAGTCCGCCATCGACTGATCGGCAACCTCTCTCGCGGCTATCGTCAACGTGTGGGACTGGCGCAAGCGCTGCTGCATGACCCCCCGGTGCTGATCCTCGATGAACCGACGGTCGGTCTTGACCCGAAGCAAATCATTGAGATCAGAGAGCTCATCAAGAGCTTGGCCGGCTCACATTCCGTGATTCTCAGCACGCATATCCTTCCGGAGGCCACCGCAGTCTGCCAGCGGGTGGTCATCATCAATAAGGGCCGTATCGTCGCGGAAGATACTCCCGCACAGTTGTCGGCCCGATTGCGCCAATCGGAGAAAGTTTCGATTACCCTCAGGACATGTCCTGCGGACTGCGAGATGAAGCTTCGCGCGATTCCCGGTATTCTCAATGTTCTGCCCGGACAGGCTGGAGGAAGCTTCCTGATCGAGTGCGAGCTGGGCCATGATCTACGGGATGACATTGCACGCGTCGCCGTTTTGAGCCAGTGGGGATTGCTTGAGCTCCGCACCCTATCTATGACGTTGGAAGACGTCTTTCTCCAGCTCACGCGTCACGAGGACCACCTTTCCGAGCCGGCTGAGACCACGGTCGGCATGGTTGCCGCCGAAAGGACGGACGCGTAG
- a CDS encoding ABC transporter permease subunit encodes MTPVQAVIAKELRGYFVSPIVYVVGAVFLLIFGLLSYLYVGFAGAQAIQMMQMQGGLAQINLNDLVFRNLFASMRIVLVIILPILTMRLFAEERKLRTFEFLMTSPIRINEIVIGKFVSAFLVYLALVGLTILVPTVLMLFSDFDWNPIWTGYLGMVLLGALFISVGLFASALTENQIVAAFVSFGMLLTIWLIAGLGSLFGDSTAGRVISYVSYMEHYERLVRGLIDTSDLIYFGSGLALMLFLTHRVVESTSWK; translated from the coding sequence ATGACCCCGGTACAGGCCGTCATCGCCAAGGAACTGCGCGGCTATTTCGTCTCGCCCATTGTCTACGTGGTCGGCGCGGTCTTTCTGTTGATCTTCGGTCTGCTCTCCTACCTCTACGTCGGTTTCGCCGGCGCGCAAGCCATCCAAATGATGCAGATGCAAGGAGGATTGGCCCAGATCAATTTGAACGATTTGGTGTTTCGGAATCTCTTCGCGAGCATGCGGATCGTTCTCGTGATTATTCTGCCCATCCTGACCATGCGGTTGTTCGCGGAAGAGCGCAAGTTGCGCACCTTCGAGTTTCTGATGACCTCGCCGATCAGGATCAATGAAATCGTCATCGGCAAATTCGTCAGTGCGTTCTTGGTCTATCTCGCCCTCGTAGGACTCACCATATTGGTCCCGACGGTGCTGATGCTCTTCAGCGACTTCGATTGGAATCCCATCTGGACCGGCTATTTAGGAATGGTGCTGCTGGGCGCGCTGTTTATTTCCGTGGGCCTGTTTGCCTCAGCACTGACGGAGAATCAAATCGTCGCCGCTTTTGTCAGCTTCGGCATGCTCCTGACCATCTGGCTGATCGCCGGATTGGGAAGCCTTTTCGGAGATAGCACCGCAGGCCGCGTCATCTCGTATGTTTCCTACATGGAACACTATGAACGATTGGTGCGGGGGTTGATCGACACGAGCGACCTCATCTACTTCGGGAGCGGGTTGGCGCTCATGCTGTTCCTCACGCATCGCGTCGTGGAGTCGACCAGCTGGAAATGA
- a CDS encoding DUF4350 domain-containing protein, translated as MNLKSFPLGILGVALGIGGMIAYSLRPDWLWVVTIGEGAALVCLVLFFVLHFETVKAFSSRRSTRMGLNSFLMVLLFSGILIIVNFLASRHSIRWDLSENQNFTLAPQTHRVLRALPHDVKITVFTREKDPGYQPYKERLESYRQASTKLSVEFIDPEKQPKIAQSYGIFRSDTAIFESNGQTIRVTSPSEVELTGALIRISKDAKKRIVFVEGHSELNVEDKDRNGLSIAKEALTRQGYDVGTVSLLKESAVPENTSVLVLAGPRRSVTKEEQERIKAYVEKGGHLLVLADPDTQTGLEPMLAHWGIGLGPGVLVDLQDRLAQGDLTALLVRTFTEHEITRDLTSAVLLPLSRHVTFDEQVGKDWDFVPLARTSPNSWAETNIQGRVVSLSEKEDVKGPLPMAAALSPKKAPEEGKPRPAIVVIGNSTFVSNAFFNFPGNSDFFLHTTGWLAEERDLISIAPKEPALRPFTPNPTQELALIYVQVIFLPLVTLLTGIIVWRKRRRL; from the coding sequence ATGAACCTGAAATCCTTTCCTCTCGGCATTCTCGGAGTCGCGCTCGGCATCGGCGGCATGATCGCCTATAGTCTTCGACCTGACTGGCTGTGGGTCGTCACCATCGGGGAGGGGGCGGCACTCGTCTGTTTGGTACTGTTCTTCGTTCTGCATTTTGAGACCGTCAAGGCATTCTCAAGCCGACGATCGACCAGGATGGGGCTGAACAGCTTTCTCATGGTCCTGCTGTTTTCCGGCATTTTGATCATCGTGAACTTTTTAGCCTCCCGACACTCGATACGGTGGGATCTCTCCGAAAATCAAAATTTTACCCTCGCCCCGCAAACCCATCGGGTTCTCCGAGCCTTGCCGCACGACGTCAAGATCACGGTCTTCACGCGGGAAAAGGACCCCGGCTATCAACCCTACAAGGAACGCTTGGAAAGTTATCGGCAAGCTTCCACCAAGCTCAGCGTCGAATTCATCGATCCGGAAAAACAACCGAAAATCGCCCAAAGCTACGGGATCTTCCGAAGCGATACCGCGATTTTCGAGAGCAACGGCCAGACGATCCGCGTGACCTCGCCGTCGGAAGTGGAGTTGACCGGTGCCTTGATCCGGATTTCCAAGGACGCCAAGAAGCGCATCGTCTTTGTCGAAGGCCACAGCGAGTTGAATGTAGAGGACAAAGACCGCAACGGTCTCTCTATCGCCAAAGAAGCCCTGACGCGGCAAGGCTATGACGTCGGCACCGTCTCGCTCCTCAAGGAGTCGGCTGTGCCGGAAAATACGTCGGTGTTGGTGTTGGCCGGTCCTCGTCGTTCTGTGACGAAGGAAGAACAGGAGCGTATTAAGGCGTATGTCGAGAAGGGCGGTCATCTCTTAGTCCTGGCTGACCCGGATACTCAGACAGGTCTGGAGCCGATGCTGGCCCATTGGGGGATCGGCCTAGGTCCGGGAGTGTTGGTCGATTTACAGGACCGATTGGCGCAGGGAGACCTCACCGCGCTGTTGGTTCGGACGTTCACCGAGCATGAGATTACGCGTGATCTCACCTCTGCCGTGCTCTTGCCGCTTTCGCGACACGTCACGTTCGATGAACAGGTCGGGAAAGACTGGGACTTCGTGCCGCTGGCTCGCACCTCACCGAACAGCTGGGCTGAAACGAACATACAGGGCCGGGTCGTGAGCCTGAGCGAAAAGGAAGACGTGAAAGGACCGCTTCCCATGGCTGCGGCGTTGTCGCCGAAAAAAGCTCCGGAAGAGGGCAAACCTCGGCCTGCCATCGTGGTGATCGGGAACTCGACCTTCGTGTCCAACGCCTTTTTCAACTTCCCCGGCAACAGCGACTTCTTCCTCCATACGACCGGTTGGCTGGCCGAGGAACGGGACTTGATTTCCATCGCGCCTAAGGAGCCGGCGTTGCGTCCGTTTACTCCCAACCCCACTCAGGAGCTGGCCCTGATTTACGTTCAAGTGATTTTTCTTCCACTCGTGACGTTGCTCACCGGCATCATCGTGTGGAGAAAACGCCGCCGCCTCTAG